In Rhododendron vialii isolate Sample 1 chromosome 9a, ASM3025357v1, the following are encoded in one genomic region:
- the LOC131301761 gene encoding mediator of RNA polymerase II transcription subunit 31: MDSNQETEASANTPSLPKSVYKDPDDGRQRFLLELEFVQCLANPTYIHYLAQNRYFEDEAFIGYLKYLQYWQRPEYIKFIMYPHCLYFLELLQNSNFRNAMAHPGNKELAHRQQFYYWKNYRNNRMKHILPKPPPEPVAAPPASVPPPPPVPPSTIPVSAVPPPQPAPSPALSPMQYAIPHGSALPKNDLRTSGVDRRKRKKEV; this comes from the exons GCCGAAGAGCGTGTACAAGGATCCAGATGATGGGCGCCAACGGTTCTTGCTCGAACTTGAATTCGTCCAGTGTCTCGCTAATCCTACCTACATACACT ATTTAGCTCAAAATCGATATTTTGAGGATGAAGCTTTCATCGGCTACTTGAAATACCTTCAATATTGGCAACGACCCGAGTATATAAAGTTTATAAT GTATCCTCACTGCCTATATTTTCTCGAGCTTCTCCAAAACTCAAACTTCCGGAATGCAATGGCACACCCAGGCAACAAG GAATTGGCCCACAGGCAGCAATTCTATTATTGGAAGAACTATAGGAACAATCGCATGAAGCATATTTTACCAAAACCCCCTCCTGAACCTGTTGCTGCACCCCCTGCTTCTGTCCCACCTCCACCTCCCGTACCACCTTCGACTATCCCTGTATCTGCTGTCCCTCCTCCTCAACCTGCTCCTTCTCCAGCTTTATCTCCTATGCAGTATGCCATTCCCCATGGATCTGCTCTGCCAAAGAATGACCTGAGGACTAGTGGGGTTGATCGAAGAAAGAGAAA GAAAGAAGTATGA